Proteins found in one Brevibacillus brevis genomic segment:
- the spoVE gene encoding stage V sporulation protein E: MSKVRSAPDFVIIFATLFLLGIGIVMVYSASAIVAQKPPFSDPYFFAKRQLIFALLGITSMYITMNIDYWVWKQWAKAGYLASIGLLILVLIIGIEVNGSKSWLGFGAFGIQPGEFAKLGVVAFLAKWLSDNQKQIVLFRKGLMPALGIPVLCFGLIMLQPDLGTGTVLMGTAVVMIFASGARVSHFVGLGMIGVVGFIGLVLSAPYRIKRITSFLDPWSDPLNTGYQIIQSLYAIGPGGLLGLGLGQSRQKHLYLPEPYNDFIFSIVAEELGFIGGTLILLLFLLLLWRGMRTAITAPDLFGSLLALGIIGMIAIQVVINIGVVTGMFPVTGITLPFLSYGGSSLTLMLTGVGVLLNISRFSR, encoded by the coding sequence ATGAGCAAGGTACGCTCTGCCCCCGACTTCGTAATTATTTTTGCAACACTTTTTTTATTGGGAATTGGCATCGTGATGGTGTACAGCGCCAGCGCGATCGTGGCGCAAAAGCCGCCGTTTTCCGATCCGTATTTCTTTGCCAAGCGGCAACTGATCTTCGCTCTGTTAGGGATTACATCCATGTACATTACGATGAATATTGATTACTGGGTGTGGAAGCAATGGGCCAAGGCAGGATATTTGGCGAGCATCGGTCTGTTGATTCTTGTTTTGATCATCGGGATCGAGGTAAATGGCTCGAAAAGCTGGCTTGGATTTGGCGCTTTTGGAATTCAACCAGGAGAATTTGCGAAACTGGGCGTTGTTGCATTTCTCGCGAAGTGGCTCTCAGATAATCAGAAGCAAATTGTCTTGTTCCGAAAAGGTCTTATGCCTGCCTTGGGAATCCCGGTTCTGTGCTTTGGATTGATCATGTTGCAACCGGACCTGGGCACCGGGACGGTTTTGATGGGAACAGCGGTTGTCATGATTTTTGCGTCAGGTGCGCGGGTCAGTCATTTTGTCGGATTGGGAATGATCGGAGTGGTTGGCTTCATCGGATTGGTTTTGTCAGCTCCTTATCGAATCAAAAGGATTACGTCCTTCCTCGATCCGTGGTCTGACCCGCTCAATACCGGCTATCAAATCATCCAATCCCTTTACGCAATAGGTCCCGGTGGTTTGTTGGGTCTTGGTCTTGGACAAAGCAGACAGAAGCATCTGTACTTGCCGGAGCCTTACAATGATTTTATTTTCTCGATTGTCGCGGAGGAGCTGGGCTTTATCGGAGGCACGCTCATTCTCCTGCTTTTCCTCCTCTTGTTGTGGAGGGGAATGCGGACGGCGATTACGGCTCCGGATTTGTTCGGAAGCCTGCTTGCGCTAGGAATCATTGGAATGATTGCCATCCAGGTTGTCATCAATATTGGTGTTGTAACAGGGATGTTTCCGGTGACAGGAATCACGTTGCCATTCTTAAGCTACGGCGGTTCATCATTGACACTGATGCTCACAGGTGTAGGTGTCTTGTTGAACATCTCTCGTTTTTCTCGATAA